From a single Crateriforma spongiae genomic region:
- a CDS encoding ABC transporter permease: protein MNWRGNALRFCNVAGLPVLEPFVRLAAGEDPKEQMAGIAKFILLPIVTVGIFLGLWSLAAKTIVTGSAKLPGPAATWNAGVELFEMHQTQKAADAAMRQEKLNQAVVAMAKARLMDEAAAKSSGEEAEKYLASATAFRQEAVRAANFVPSSAPTFVDQILTSLKTVFFGFAIATLIAVPLGVLCGMSPWFNAAMNPFIQVFKPVSPLAWLPLAGLVIIWAYSGSTAGETFFEKAFLISAVTVSLCSLWPTLVNTTLGVASVDKDYMNVAKVLKLSWSQQLFKIILPASLPLMFAGLRISLGVGWMVLIAADMLAQNPGLGKFVWDEFQNGSSQTYARIAFSVIIIGVIGLVLDRIMICLRNMVSFGNPSPA, encoded by the coding sequence ATGAATTGGCGCGGAAACGCATTGCGGTTTTGCAACGTTGCGGGGTTACCCGTGTTGGAACCGTTCGTTCGGCTTGCGGCCGGCGAAGACCCGAAAGAACAGATGGCGGGGATTGCCAAGTTCATTTTGCTTCCCATCGTGACCGTCGGCATCTTTTTGGGGCTCTGGTCGTTGGCAGCGAAAACCATCGTCACAGGAAGTGCCAAATTGCCCGGGCCGGCGGCGACCTGGAACGCCGGTGTGGAACTGTTTGAGATGCATCAAACGCAAAAAGCGGCTGATGCTGCGATGCGTCAGGAAAAGCTGAATCAAGCCGTGGTGGCGATGGCCAAGGCACGCTTGATGGACGAGGCTGCGGCAAAGTCCAGCGGTGAAGAAGCGGAGAAGTACCTGGCTTCAGCCACGGCATTTCGCCAGGAGGCCGTGCGTGCGGCCAATTTTGTGCCTTCCAGTGCACCAACTTTTGTGGATCAAATCCTGACCAGCCTGAAGACCGTGTTTTTTGGCTTTGCCATCGCCACCTTGATCGCGGTTCCACTGGGTGTGTTGTGTGGTATGAGTCCCTGGTTCAACGCAGCCATGAACCCGTTCATACAGGTTTTCAAGCCGGTCAGCCCGCTGGCTTGGCTACCCTTGGCGGGGCTGGTCATTATCTGGGCGTATTCGGGGTCGACAGCGGGAGAGACGTTTTTCGAGAAGGCGTTTTTGATTTCTGCGGTGACCGTTTCCTTGTGTTCGCTGTGGCCCACGTTGGTGAACACCACCCTTGGTGTCGCAAGCGTTGATAAGGATTACATGAACGTTGCGAAGGTGTTGAAGCTTTCGTGGTCACAGCAATTGTTCAAGATCATCCTCCCGGCCAGCCTGCCTTTGATGTTCGCCGGGCTTCGTATCAGCCTTGGTGTTGGTTGGATGGTGCTGATCGCCGCCGACATGTTGGCCCAAAACCCCGGTTTAGGGAAATTCGTTTGGGATGAATTTCAAAATGGCAGCAGCCAGACGTATGCACGAATCGCGTTCAGCGTGATCATCATCGGCGTGATCGGGCTGGTCCTGGATCGCATCATGATCTGTCTGCGAAACATGGTCAGCTTTGGGAATCCTTCCCCTGCATGA